CAGGGCCACGCGGCCGTCTGGCCGCATCAGGGCCACGGGATCAGGCATGGCCGCCAGCAGGGCAGCGGCGTCCAGCCCGCCAAAGGCGGCTTCACCCACCACGGCGTTCAAAGGACTGGCTTCCCCCCTCTCAGCCGCGCAGGGCGTAGCCCACGCCGCGCACCGTGCGCAGCAGCCCGTAGCCGTCCAGGTCGCGCAGTTTGGCGCGCAGGTTGGCCATGTGCACGTCTACCACGTTGCTGCCTTCGGGCAGGCGGCCCTGCCAGATGTCCTGGCCGATCTCCTGGCGCGAGTACACGCGCCCGGGCTGGCGGATCAGCAGGGCCAGGATGTCGAATTCCTTGGGCGACAGGCGCAGTTCATCGCCCTTGTAGGTCACGAGGCGCTTTTGCGGGTCCAGGGTCAGGTCGCCCATGGTCAGGCTCTCGGTGGTGCGCTGGCGCAGCTGCACCTTCACGCGGGCCAGCAGTTC
This is a stretch of genomic DNA from Deinococcus aquaedulcis. It encodes these proteins:
- a CDS encoding response regulator transcription factor, which gives rise to MSTQRILVIEDDLDIANVLRMDLTDAGFEVDHADSAMNGLIKAREDQPTLILLDLGLPDFDGGDVVQRLRKNSAVPIIVLTARDTVEEKVRLLGLGADDYLIKPFHPDELLARVKVQLRQRTTESLTMGDLTLDPQKRLVTYKGDELRLSPKEFDILALLIRQPGRVYSRQEIGQDIWQGRLPEGSNVVDVHMANLRAKLRDLDGYGLLRTVRGVGYALRG